The following proteins come from a genomic window of Chryseobacterium glaciei:
- a CDS encoding bacteriocin-like protein, with translation MKNLKKLNRKDLEQINGAGVPPISHCNGCPTGAFGPNDTHSCEAYWGLPETCRKCVLVNMECFELVPILK, from the coding sequence ATGAAAAATCTAAAAAAATTAAACAGAAAGGATTTAGAACAAATCAATGGGGCAGGAGTGCCGCCAATTTCACATTGCAACGGTTGCCCGACAGGTGCCTTTGGACCAAATGATACTCATTCTTGTGAAGCGTATTGGGGACTTCCGGAGACTTGTAGAAAATGTGTTCTTGTTAATATGGAGTGTTTTGAACTAGTTCCAATATTAAAATAA
- a CDS encoding bacteriocin-like protein: protein MKNLKKLSRTEQTKIQGGFTQVQIDACGGEAYVCFRAGGWGCWRKPGGTCYAPMV from the coding sequence ATGAAAAATTTAAAAAAACTTTCAAGAACAGAACAAACGAAAATCCAAGGAGGTTTTACACAGGTTCAGATAGATGCTTGTGGAGGTGAAGCATATGTATGCTTCCGTGCAGGAGGATGGGGTTGTTGGAGAAAACCTGGAGGAACTTGTTATGCACCTATGGTTTAA
- the nadA gene encoding quinolinate synthase NadA, producing MSTETLEKAKSAIPVRGFLDIKDLVIPQGEELVKAILKLKEEKNAVILAHYYQPGEIQDIADFLGDSLQLARQAKDTNADMIVFCGVHFMAEAAKILNPTKKVVLPDTMAGCSLADGCSGEGLRKMREQHPNALIATYINCNAETKAESDIIVTSSNAETVIEALPKDRPIIFAPDKNLGRYLSKKTGRDMILWDGSCIVHEAFSMERIAQQLADHPNAKMIAHPESEEAVLKLAHFIGSTSALLDYVEKDECQTFIIATEEGILHEMRKRAPHKELIPALVFDESCNCSECFYMKRNTMEKLYLCMKYELPEILIDEELRLRALKPIEAMLDLSKSIK from the coding sequence GATATAAAAGATTTGGTAATTCCTCAAGGAGAAGAATTGGTGAAAGCTATTCTTAAATTGAAAGAAGAAAAAAATGCGGTTATTTTAGCGCATTATTACCAACCTGGAGAGATTCAGGATATTGCCGATTTCTTGGGAGATTCTCTACAATTGGCAAGACAGGCAAAAGATACCAACGCTGATATGATTGTATTCTGCGGAGTACATTTCATGGCAGAAGCGGCGAAGATCCTGAACCCAACTAAAAAAGTAGTTCTTCCAGACACCATGGCGGGATGCTCTTTGGCAGACGGTTGTTCAGGAGAAGGTTTGAGAAAAATGCGTGAGCAGCATCCTAATGCTCTGATCGCAACTTACATCAACTGTAACGCTGAAACAAAAGCGGAAAGTGATATTATTGTAACAAGCTCAAACGCTGAAACGGTGATTGAAGCTTTACCAAAAGACCGACCAATTATTTTCGCTCCGGATAAAAACCTAGGAAGATATTTATCTAAAAAAACGGGACGTGATATGATTCTTTGGGACGGAAGCTGCATCGTTCACGAAGCCTTTTCTATGGAGAGAATTGCACAACAGTTAGCAGATCATCCGAATGCTAAAATGATTGCACATCCGGAAAGTGAAGAAGCCGTATTGAAACTGGCTCATTTTATCGGTTCTACTTCTGCTCTGTTAGATTATGTGGAAAAAGACGAATGCCAGACGTTCATCATTGCTACAGAAGAAGGAATTCTTCACGAAATGAGAAAACGTGCACCGCATAAAGAATTGATTCCTGCTTTGGTTTTTGACGAAAGCTGTAATTGCTCAGAATGTTTCTACATGAAACGTAATACAATGGAAAAGTTGTACTTATGTATGAAATATGAATTACCTGAGATCCTTATCGACGAAGAACTTCGTTTGAGAGCATTAAAGCCCATTGAGGCAATGCTTGATCTTTCGAAAAGTATAAAATAA
- a CDS encoding bacteriocin-like protein: MKNLKKINRENLKSVNGGATCNYACPPGPYGPGFPRSCEAFDALPSCCKSKVLVSMDCFPQ; this comes from the coding sequence ATGAAAAATCTAAAAAAAATTAACAGAGAAAATTTGAAATCAGTTAATGGCGGTGCAACTTGTAATTATGCTTGCCCTCCAGGGCCTTACGGACCCGGGTTTCCAAGATCGTGTGAAGCTTTTGATGCTTTGCCGTCATGTTGTAAATCAAAAGTTTTAGTGAGTATGGATTGCTTTCCTCAATAA
- a CDS encoding bacteriocin-like protein, whose protein sequence is MKNLRKLNRQNLEQINGAGVSRCDGCPSHLVFGPGGGWPDTSSASCEAYFGLSETCKMCVMVSVDCFVQISAI, encoded by the coding sequence ATGAAAAACTTAAGAAAATTAAACAGACAAAATTTAGAACAGATTAACGGAGCTGGAGTTTCACGTTGTGATGGATGTCCTAGTCATCTTGTTTTTGGCCCTGGAGGAGGATGGCCTGATACCTCTAGTGCTTCTTGTGAAGCCTATTTTGGTTTATCCGAAACCTGTAAAATGTGTGTGATGGTGAGTGTAGATTGCTTTGTTCAAATCTCTGCGATCTAA